The genomic region tgcgtgtgtgtgtgtgtgtgtgtgtacatatatctatatatatggatatatatatatactcatacatacatacatataaatatacatttatatatatggatatatatatactcatacatacatacatataaatatacatctatatatatggatatatatatactcatacatacatacatataaatatacatttatatatatggatatatatgctcatatatacatacatataaatatacatttatatatggatgtatatatatatatatatatatatatatatatatatatatatatatatatatatattcatatgtttgtgtgtatacatatattcatatatgtgtgtgtgtatgtgtgtatgtatatatacatatgtatatatatatacatataaatgtatacatatacatacatacatactcatacatatatatatatatatatatatatatatatatatatatatacttatgcatatatatacacaatgcatCTACACATGTACTCACTAAAAAAATGTAGATGAAACGATTGTTACGAGTTGATTCGGAAAGGTTAGTTGCAGGGCGGGAATTCTACGGATATTCGTCtgataaacggaaacaaaagacgaccgacgggtGGTGACGTCATTACAGAACTTTGTTCCGAAGGCcgaatttttgttattttatatgaCAACAGATTCTTAGATGTAAAAGAAAAGTgtataaaacaataatgagatattaatgaaaattgttGAAGCCAtcttggtatgaactgatataatCAAAGGCAGAGACGCAGTCttatagagtgactttaaacctttagCCCTACAACGCACTCACTGTGAATAGTCATATATACTTTTTAGGTAAATCAAGTTGTTGTTGAATGTTGAATCACTGGCTTGgtaatatatttattgcatattgttttatgcagtgcaaaaacaagaaacacaggGAATCTTTTAAGCACCAGACTATGCACTGTAAGTGTAAggtaatattcatccgtttatgatagtgtatggtccaatattattatttataaccgTTGTCTCTATCATCTGACATATAGAGAATGGCACAAATGATGCTACGGAAAAGCTGACAGCCCTACGGCCGGATACTTAAAAGATCCTTAAACTTCAGACCTTCACTGTCCTGCAGTGACTTAAGTTTAACCGGCGCCTTATGCCTGCCGCACCGCCGTAAATTACTTACAGCGTCGGACCTTCAGCGGTTCTTAGGGACTCTAGACCAATCACAAGTCGTAAATGCTAATCAGCTGAGTTTGTAAAACTACACTGTGTTCAGTCCGTGGCAAAATGAAACTTTTTAACTAACATGTTCTACAATTAATAACACAGAAATATGAAAGACTCCTAATGAAGAGAATGACCTTATTAACGGAGTGAAAATTAGGAACGAATTATTGTGTCCTCGAAAGCAAGACTGCTCGAAAGGGTGGATAATACAAGAGGAATATCAACTTTGATATTCATACCAATGGCTACTTAACAAATGCTTAGAAAAATGTTAGTCTTAACTACTACTTAGTCTATAAGTAATCTTTTTTTGTGAATCATTGTGATGTCCACTCACCCATAAACTacgttagtaataatgaaaataatgacattaacagtaaAAACACTATAGACATACGTAAAACCATTACATCCGAGGCGAAGACAGTGCTTATGCTAGCTTTAGTGTAATGTCTTGTTTACAGCTACAACACTTGGGCTGAAGTGAGATACACACCTATTGGCAATGGTAAATCACATTATTATTGGAATATAACACTGCCTTATTCACTTCTACACGATTGGTTCTTGTATGCATAATTACAACATAATAGAACAAAGCAAATTGTAAGGTAGTAATTATCATTAGGCTGAAAAAAACTCTTTTATAGTTCGTCATAATTCACTAGGGCTGCTCTCCCCTGCCTTACTCTACGGCACATTAACATGCACAAATATGGCGGGTCCCTCGCTTTGTGTATGGGCCGTAGGATCAAAAGGATCCGGCGCCGCAACTTGTTTGAGTATCCGGCCCCTGGTTAGTTGTTTTCAAAGCTTGGGACAGATGAAGCTTCATAATGTGTTCGAATAGTGTTTTAAAGTTGATATGGCTAGGGCCTTGTATCATGGCAATATTAGCAGTGGATAATACCTTTAAGACTCTGAGGGACTATCAAGAGCCAATATACCATTAGACATTTCGAAACCAACCGTGTCTCTGGATTCAGGGACACCAAGATACTGGGTCCAAGAGAGGCAAGGCTAGAAGTGGGCGCCCTAAATGTACGACAGAGGAAGATAAAGTAAATGTCATTCATAGCTATGAATCCATGTGCTATATGAAAGACAAGTAAAAAACTTGCACTGATGTGTATGAATATCACGAGTTATTGAAAACCATTTGATACTCAGTGGCAACACCCCACACATCTGGTTGGGTCTGACCGTGAGTCATtgtctacttatatatttttattggttTTGAAACAGGCCATAACTGCTGAAAGTGATGCAGATCCGCTTTGTCCCACTGGCATCACGCTGTGCCACATCCACCCAAATCGTTAGATTTCAAGCACAGTGACGATGTCTGGATGTCCCCAAGATCATACCCGCAATCATGTCGTTGCCCAAGTAGTTATGGCATGGGAGCGAATGCGCTTTGCAGACGGACACCAGCTGCCGACGGCGTTAGTGGAATCCATAGCACTTTGACTTACCAGCGTTCGCCAAGCATGTGGCGGTAACACGAAATATTAAATGTAGTAATTTCGAAACCTTTAATGTTTACTTTTCAGTTTGCTTGTGTTGGCAATATCGTCATTTCCATAAAATTTATTTAAGACAGGTTACTTGCATCATATGTGAGCAAAGATACCAATATCAGATGAGTCCAGAGCACTTGTTCCCAAGACTTTCGTCGTCGTATCATATTAAGCGAGCatacataagtagataggtatatttattcatacatatctacatatgtatgaatatacatacacgcatacacaaacacatatacacccatacgcatatacaccaacacacactaaatatatatatatatatatatatatatatatatatatatatatatatatatatatatatatatttatattatatatgtacacatatatgtatatatgtgtatgtatatatacaatatgtatatgtattcatatatatatatatatatatatatatatatatatatatatatattcacacatatatatatatgcatatgtatttgtgtatatataaacataaagtgTTTGGGCTTGTAATTTTTCATTTGAAGATAATTTTTAGGCTATTGAAAGGAAACAGATATACaaattatatgaaataatatattttCACGTTTCATGCAAGGGAGAGATTTTAGCACTGTTTTCAATAAGTTAGCATTATTTCTGTCGCTATGATCACAGCAAGATGACTAGAGAACTGCTTTCTTCACGTATTTTAAGTCATTCCAGGGACGGTATGCCTTCCACTACTGTTACCAGGTCGCTAGAAAAATTAAAACATTGCTCACGCCGATGAGGTCATTTACCCCATTAAATGTGGCTTCCGATTTGTGGCTTCGCGGTTAATGGTCGATGGTGTAGGCGCCCAAGAGACAGGCGCAACTGGCAGGAAGCTTGAATGTCTCGATGGCGAAGGGGAAGTATTGATCATAGGGGTCGTAGACGAGGAAGCGGTGATAGATGGACTTCTGCAGGCACTTGGACTCGTAGCAATCAGGCACCAGAGGGCATGCGTCGCCAGAGGTCAGACACTCTTCGATGCGTGTAGTCTGAGTAAGAGTCTGATAATGGACATCGATATTGTTTACAATCACACGCCATTTGCCCTCTGTGTTCTGGGCACGAAGGGGCCTCACGTAAGCGGTCTCAGATGGGCACAAGTAAGTTTCCTCCTCCAGGGTGTTTGGTCGCTCGACAGACAGCTCGGTGTTAAGATCAACTACGTCAGCATAAAGGGAGAGGACCTTTTCGTAGTGGTATTCGGCCGCGTGTTTGATCTCGTAGGTGGGATACTCGGCGTCTTCGAGGCACCAAGGCTTGGTTGTGTTGGCGGCGCATGCTGGCACTGCAGGCTCGTGTCCGTGCTTGTAGGAAGGCTGGGGATGGTAGGCGGGCGCAGGGTGGTAtgagggttgggggtggtagGCTGGCTGACGGTGGTAAGACGGCTGTGGGTGGTATGAAGGCCTTGCGTGATGAGAGGCGGAGTGGTGGGAAGTGTGGTGGCCGCCGAGACTGAAGCTGGCGTGTGAGCTCTGATCAGCCAGAGCTACAAccatcaaagaaagagaaacctgCAAAGCAATGTTAGGATTTTGATAAAACTTAAATACAGCTTAAATATTGTTTTAGTGCGCATTCATACTTTCATTTGCATTCATGCATAAATGGTTTTGCAAAATATGAACTCGTATATCTGAACATTGATTTTGATCGTTAAACAATAACACATGTGAATATAAAGctttatgcgaatatatatatatattatatatatatatatatatatatatatatatatatatatatatatatatatatatatatatatatatatatatatatacatgcgcacgcacacacatatatatgtgtatatttttatatatgtagataaacagatagatgcgCACGCTTGTATATGGTGTGGTATTGGAAAATGTGGAGACAGATTTCGTACACTGTATCATGATTTAGTTTAACTCCAAAACATCAACTCACCACGTATCGTAAAGCCATGTTTGTACTCTCCGCTCGCGATGAGTTCGAACTGTGGTCTGATGATCATGGACCTCCTTTATATAGTGAGCGCCGGCGTCCACTCCCATATTACCTACGGGGGAATCGAAGGACGAAATTAAGTTACACTTATTTTGTTTAGGGGCGTGGCAGATTTAGTTTCATTTTGATTTGTGaaccatcataataatgataaggacagagatatttcaaaataaaaatacaaggaaCATAACATATCgagaaatagataattatagTGAAAGCTAACCTTGAGCCAGCCCTTTCTTACAGCAATCAAAACGTGTCTGTTTTCAGTCCTATAAGTTCATCACAGTCTTCTTACATGTAATCATCCGATTTCATATGTGTTAATGTGtacgtctatacatacacacacgtgtgcatctatgtatatttataatatatgcgtgtgtgtgtgtgtgtgcatgagtctgtatatatatatgtatgtatatacatataggtatgtgtgtgtgtgtgtgtgcatgtatgtatatatatgtatatatatatatatatatatatatatatatatatatatatatatatatatatatatatatacatgtatgtgcatgtatgtgtatataaacgtatatgtatgtatatgtatataaatgtatatgtatatatgtatatatatgtatatacgtaaatttatgtacatatatatatttacatatatatatatatatatatatatatatatatatatatatatatatatatatatatatatatatatatgtatacgtatatttatgtatatgtatatatatatatatatatatatatatatatgtattttatataggacagatatacatatgtgtatatatgtgggtatgggtgtggctgtgttgcatatatacatatatgaatatgtgtgtgtatatatgtgcgtatggatatatgtatgtataaacatatatatatatatatatatatatatatatatatatatatatatatatatatatatatatatatgcatacatatatattcatacgtatatttacatatatatatttacatgtaaatatgcacacatacacacacgcacgcgcacacacacacaaacacacacgcacacacacacatacacacacaaacacacacacacacacacacacacacacacacacacacacacacacacacacacacacacacacacacacacatatatatatatatatatatatatatatatagatagatagatagatagatagatagatagatatatgtgtgtgtgtgtgtgtgtgtgtgtgtgtgtgtgtgtgtgtgtgtgtgtgcactatatatatgtatatgtatacatatatttacatatatatatgcatatacatgtgtgtatgtgtatatatatgtatgtttatttatacatatataatatatatatatatatatatatatgaatacatacatatacatatatatacatgtatatacgtatacatatatatgtgtgtgtgtgtgtgtaattacttacatacatacatatatatatataatatagatatatgtatatatatatatatatatatatatatatatatatatatatatatattacacacacacacacacacacacacacacacatacacacacacacacacatatatatatatatatatatatatatatatatatatatatatatatatatatatatatatatgtatatatatatgtatatatatatatatatatatatatgtgtgtgtgtgtgtgtgtgtgtgtgtatgtgtgtgtgtgtctgtgtgtgtgcgtgtgtgtgtgtgtgtgtgtgtgtgtgtgtgtgtgtgtgtgtgtgtgtgtgtgtgtgtgtgtgtatgtatgtatatgaaagtatgtgagtgtatgtaatatatatatatatatatatatatatatatatatatatatatatatatgtatatgtgtgtgtgtgtgtgtgtgtgtgtgtgtctgtgtatatatatgtatgcatatatatgtgtgtgtgctacctTTACTCACTAAAGATAGGGAAAAAATAATTTTTACAAGAAATGTCGACGCTATGTGCTATCCAACTGAAAGAAAGCGATGTTGAGTGATGAAAGCACCGTATGATGATCTGGGATTCTTTCTTTGGGAATAAGGGAAGGCGaggtctttattttcttctaaagAATGTAATAGCTAATGGAAGTGATTGCATTACATTTGCCAGTACTTAGGAGATTTCATGAATATGATTATTTCATGCGCGACAACGGCCCTTGCCATTTGTCTAAAAGTTTCTCATTGACATGTATTACTGTATTAGCGCTGCCAGGTAACTCGCATCATCTAAACGCCCTAAAAAAAACGCATGAAACATCATGAATAACAAAATGTAAGTGACCAGACCTAGCAACATCAAAGTTTTGCTGGAGAC from Penaeus vannamei isolate JL-2024 chromosome 26, ASM4276789v1, whole genome shotgun sequence harbors:
- the LOC113822967 gene encoding neurotrophin 1, translated to MALRYVVSLSLMVVALADQSSHASFSLGGHHTSHHSASHHARPSYHPQPSYHRQPAYHPQPSYHPAPAYHPQPSYKHGHEPAVPACAANTTKPWCLEDAEYPTYEIKHAAEYHYEKVLSLYADVVDLNTELSVERPNTLEEETYLCPSETAYVRPLRAQNTEGKWRVIVNNIDVHYQTLTQTTRIEECLTSGDACPLVPDCYESKCLQKSIYHRFLVYDPYDQYFPFAIETFKLPASCACLLGAYTIDH